A window of Variovorax paradoxus genomic DNA:
CACCACTTCGAGCATCTTGCGCAGGTAGCTCACGCCGCCGGTGCCGCCGGTGCCGCGCTTGAAGCCGATCACGCGCTCGACCGTGGTCACATGGCGAAAGCGCCAAAGGCGGAAGGCGTCTTCGAGGTCGGTGAGCTTTTCGCCGAGCTGGTACAGGTCCCAGTGCGCATGCGGGTCGCGGTATACGGCGAGCCATGCGGCCTCGACGCCGTCGCTCGGCTCGTAGGGCTGCGTCCAGTCGCGCTCCAGCCGGTCGGCGGGCACGGGCAGGCCGTGGCGCGCGAGCAGGCGAAGCGATTCGTCGTAGAGCGAGGGCGCGCGGTAGGCCGCTTCAACCTGCGCGAGCAGGTCGGCGCGGTGCGCGTGCGGCTTGAGCATGGCGGCGTTCTTGTTGCCGAGCGCGAATTCGATGCAGCGGTACTGCGCGCTCTGGAAGCCGCTGGAGTTGGCGAGATAGGGGCGCATCGCCGTGTACTCGGGCGGCGTCATGGTGGAGAGCACGGTCCATGCGCTCACCAGCTGT
This region includes:
- the kynA gene encoding tryptophan 2,3-dioxygenase, with amino-acid sequence MSPDKSPATSPENIVHEEKAQLDFSVSMSYGDYLHLDEILNAQHPLSPAHDEMLFIVQHQTSELWMKLMLHELRAATACIAEEKLADAFKMLARVSRIMEQLVSAWTVLSTMTPPEYTAMRPYLANSSGFQSAQYRCIEFALGNKNAAMLKPHAHRADLLAQVEAAYRAPSLYDESLRLLARHGLPVPADRLERDWTQPYEPSDGVEAAWLAVYRDPHAHWDLYQLGEKLTDLEDAFRLWRFRHVTTVERVIGFKRGTGGTGGVSYLRKMLEVVLFPEIWKLRTDL